A stretch of the Leptospira harrisiae genome encodes the following:
- a CDS encoding glycoside hydrolase family 172 protein produces the protein MILFIGICCNSTNPLFADGWESSIWKDKTYRNQRISSADPTNGNDDFIKIPKKKTVTIAEIKSRGIIKHIWMTLASKDLMARKNTIIRIYWDNHSHPSVEVPLGEFFGQGWGEEYIMNSAPLVAAPKKGKSMNSYFPMPFESGAKIEIENESEEDISNFYFYIDYEEWKEPLNSNLRFHAQWNRSVTQPNTKNGKENEWGLLGNTEKTVFKKENYFSVLETEGKGQFIGLNLYVDSPTPLWYGEGDDLIFIDGNQTEANLKGTGTEDVFNTAWSPKEIFMHPYFGYPRVSESVGWLGRTHLYRFWVESPIRFEKNFLFLLEHGHANSLTLDLISVAYWYQGLNPKPMKVLPKKEFRSNKPEINFRHIHKWRDSFRSEKGYGEIWGNE, from the coding sequence ATGATTCTATTTATCGGAATTTGTTGCAATTCCACCAATCCATTGTTCGCTGATGGATGGGAATCTTCGATTTGGAAAGACAAAACTTATCGCAACCAAAGAATATCGAGTGCAGATCCCACAAATGGAAATGATGACTTTATCAAAATTCCAAAGAAAAAAACAGTCACAATCGCCGAGATCAAATCCAGAGGAATCATCAAACATATTTGGATGACCCTAGCGAGTAAGGATCTTATGGCCAGAAAAAATACTATAATTCGCATTTATTGGGACAACCATTCTCATCCATCCGTCGAAGTTCCGTTAGGTGAATTTTTTGGACAAGGTTGGGGAGAAGAATACATTATGAATTCCGCACCACTTGTGGCTGCTCCCAAAAAAGGAAAATCTATGAACTCTTATTTTCCTATGCCTTTTGAATCGGGGGCAAAGATTGAAATTGAAAATGAATCTGAGGAAGACATCAGCAATTTTTATTTTTATATTGATTATGAAGAATGGAAAGAACCTTTAAATTCTAATTTACGTTTCCATGCACAGTGGAATCGTTCAGTGACCCAACCTAACACAAAGAATGGGAAAGAAAACGAATGGGGCCTTCTTGGTAATACAGAAAAAACTGTTTTTAAAAAGGAAAATTACTTTTCTGTTCTCGAAACGGAAGGCAAAGGTCAGTTCATTGGTCTTAATTTGTATGTGGATTCTCCTACACCACTTTGGTATGGAGAAGGCGATGATCTGATTTTCATCGATGGAAACCAAACAGAAGCAAACCTAAAGGGAACTGGAACCGAAGATGTTTTTAACACAGCTTGGTCACCAAAGGAAATCTTTATGCATCCGTACTTCGGATATCCACGAGTTTCCGAATCTGTTGGTTGGTTAGGCAGAACTCATTTATATCGATTTTGGGTGGAATCCCCCATTCGATTTGAAAAAAATTTCCTTTTCTTATTGGAGCATGGACATGCAAATTCCTTGACCTTGGATTTAATCTCTGTTGCTTATTGGTATCAAGGTCTGAATCCAAAACCCATGAAGGTTTTGCCGAAAAAGGAATTCCGGTCCAACAAACCAGAAATTAATTTTCGTCATATCCACAAGTGGCGGGATTCGTTCCGAAGCGAAAAAGGTTATGGGGAAATTTGGGGCAATGAATGA
- a CDS encoding sensor domain-containing diguanylate cyclase, with translation MNEIYTDVFVREIVSQSIDAIVVLDTESKILFSNVALQSLTGFTKEELEQRTFSFLFPPNEKGEQSSIETFVSSKDSHYIAGFLKELELVTKPKGTIPVEIRAFTIRNENQMFYAAIIRDVRERRRLEEQKNVLINSLKRLAYMDELTMLPNRRSFSESLQKTVATVKRRNRESVLAVLDIDHFKVINDTYGHDIGDLVLKKMANIFVDCLREEDTVGRIGGEEFGCILPDTTTEGATIVLDRLRESVENHRFFIFDNYYLNITLSIGYTKVHPLQKPEEILKLADIALYQAKNHGRNQIQVYPV, from the coding sequence ATGAATGAGATTTATACAGACGTATTTGTTAGAGAAATTGTATCCCAATCCATCGATGCAATCGTTGTTTTAGACACGGAAAGTAAAATACTTTTTAGTAATGTAGCATTACAATCGTTAACTGGATTTACTAAGGAGGAATTAGAACAAAGAACGTTTTCTTTTCTTTTTCCCCCTAACGAAAAAGGGGAACAAAGTTCTATTGAAACCTTTGTTAGTTCCAAAGATTCACATTATATTGCAGGTTTTTTGAAAGAGCTGGAATTGGTTACCAAACCGAAAGGAACCATTCCCGTGGAAATCCGAGCCTTTACCATTCGTAACGAAAACCAAATGTTTTATGCGGCCATCATTCGTGATGTTCGTGAACGTAGACGTCTCGAAGAACAAAAAAATGTTCTCATCAATAGTTTGAAACGTTTGGCTTATATGGATGAACTCACGATGTTGCCGAACCGCCGTTCCTTCTCAGAGAGTTTGCAAAAAACAGTGGCCACTGTCAAACGCCGCAACCGGGAATCGGTTCTTGCGGTCCTCGACATTGATCATTTCAAAGTCATTAACGATACTTACGGGCATGATATAGGGGATTTGGTTCTCAAAAAAATGGCCAATATCTTTGTGGATTGCCTCCGGGAAGAAGACACAGTGGGTAGGATTGGCGGAGAAGAGTTTGGCTGCATCCTTCCAGACACAACTACAGAAGGAGCGACGATTGTCCTCGACCGCTTGCGGGAATCGGTAGAAAACCATCGGTTTTTCATCTTTGATAACTATTACCTCAACATCACGCTAAGTATCGGTTACACAAAGGTGCATCCCCTCCAAAAGCCAGAAGAAATTTTGAAATTGGCGGACATTGCACTCTACCAAGCGAAGAATCACGGACGAAACCAGATCCAAGTCTATCCAGTGTGA
- the hrcA gene encoding heat-inducible transcriptional repressor HrcA — MDLSPRHRSILKALVEEFVSDNKPVGSKTLSEKYDIGVSPATIRSCLAELEEMGFIVARHTSGGRVPTERGYRLYVDSLVTLFELTMREKQRIQEEYLRMQFRLDQVLIATSKVLASLSQSASVVLGPEGSLDTLKHIELIHVNGGEVLMILVMRSGTVLNRNIFFDYHISQETLYQISRYLNDNVKGFDVHEIQSNLIPQMMMKKEGPEGFSQFAPSIARAMGSDSLSVDNLYIDGLKNLYENFKDEEEQLENILHLFDEKQFLKEFFSDYVPMDGVYTIIGKDGNEKLGGVTIITTNYRMGEKRIGSMGIIGPQRMNYNKALPLIEFTSKLVSEMITKLSR; from the coding sequence ATGGATCTATCGCCTAGACATCGATCTATTTTGAAAGCGTTGGTTGAGGAATTTGTATCGGACAACAAACCGGTAGGATCCAAAACCCTTTCTGAAAAATACGATATCGGTGTTTCCCCAGCCACCATCCGCTCTTGTTTGGCGGAATTGGAAGAGATGGGTTTCATCGTGGCAAGGCATACGTCTGGCGGTCGTGTTCCCACAGAACGTGGGTACCGGTTGTATGTGGATAGTTTGGTGACTTTGTTTGAGTTAACCATGCGTGAGAAACAAAGGATCCAGGAAGAGTATCTTCGGATGCAATTTCGTTTGGACCAAGTTCTCATAGCCACATCCAAAGTTTTGGCTTCCCTTTCGCAATCAGCGAGTGTGGTTCTTGGCCCTGAAGGGTCACTTGACACACTCAAACATATTGAACTCATCCATGTAAATGGTGGAGAAGTTCTTATGATTCTTGTGATGCGGTCAGGTACTGTGCTCAATCGAAATATATTTTTCGATTATCACATCTCACAAGAGACCCTGTATCAAATTTCAAGATATTTGAATGATAACGTCAAAGGTTTTGATGTTCATGAAATTCAAAGTAATCTGATCCCTCAGATGATGATGAAAAAGGAAGGTCCAGAAGGATTTTCTCAATTTGCACCATCAATTGCGAGAGCCATGGGATCGGACAGTTTGTCCGTTGATAACTTGTATATCGATGGATTAAAAAATTTATACGAAAACTTTAAGGATGAAGAGGAACAATTAGAAAACATCCTGCATCTATTTGATGAAAAACAGTTCCTCAAAGAGTTTTTTAGCGATTATGTTCCGATGGATGGTGTTTATACCATTATCGGAAAAGACGGTAATGAGAAGTTAGGTGGAGTTACCATCATTACAACCAATTACCGAATGGGAGAGAAGAGGATTGGTTCCATGGGAATCATTGGTCCTCAGAGGATGAATTACAACAAGGCATTACCTTTGATTGAATTCACTTCAAAGTTAGTTTCAGAAATGATTACGAAATTGAGTAGATAG
- the grpE gene encoding nucleotide exchange factor GrpE, whose amino-acid sequence MAEETNGSVDEQNVSVEEGQAITDEAIEQAVEGAEKELDNAKKEIETLKDSWLRERAEFQNYKRRSANDLLNARKESIKKFAEGLTGALDNLERVSNVPNQTPEVVAFVEGIKMVQKEFYSVLEKEGIKRLDPKGMPFDPMLMEAIASEESAEFTEETVVETYQAGYYHEEGENKQSIRPARVKVGKPQS is encoded by the coding sequence ATGGCAGAAGAAACAAACGGATCCGTGGATGAACAAAATGTGTCAGTCGAAGAAGGGCAGGCCATTACGGATGAAGCCATTGAACAAGCGGTAGAAGGTGCTGAAAAAGAACTCGATAACGCTAAAAAGGAAATCGAAACTTTAAAAGATTCTTGGTTAAGAGAACGTGCGGAGTTTCAAAACTACAAACGTAGATCCGCAAACGACTTGTTAAATGCAAGAAAAGAATCCATTAAAAAATTCGCGGAAGGACTCACTGGTGCTTTGGATAATTTGGAACGAGTATCGAATGTTCCAAACCAAACTCCTGAAGTGGTAGCTTTCGTTGAAGGGATTAAGATGGTTCAAAAGGAATTTTATTCCGTATTGGAAAAAGAAGGAATCAAACGTTTAGATCCGAAAGGAATGCCGTTTGATCCAATGCTTATGGAAGCAATTGCTTCTGAGGAAAGTGCAGAGTTTACGGAAGAGACTGTTGTGGAAACTTACCAAGCTGGTTATTACCATGAAGAAGGTGAAAACAAACAATCCATTCGTCCTGCACGTGTAAAAGTGGGAAAACCACAAAGTTAA
- the dnaK gene encoding molecular chaperone DnaK — MSKEKIIGIDLGTTNSCVAVMEGGDPVVIQNSEGARTTPSIVAFTAKGETIVGQFAKNQAITNAVNTIRSAKRFIGRRFNEAGDESKMVSYKVIRAGNDGVKFETVSGEFTPQEIAARVLQKMKKTAEDFLGHEVKKAVVTVPAYFNDEQRQATKDAGRIAGLEVERIINEPTAAALAYGFDKKKTSAKIAVYDLGGGTFDVSILELGDGVFEVKSTNGDTHLGGDDFDNVVMQWMIDEFKKQTGIDISGDKNTVQRLKEAAEKAKIELSGTSSTQINLPFITADASGPKHLDMTLTKAKFDEITRSLVERTRIPCINALKDAGLSASEIDEVILVGGSIRIPAVQALVKEIFGKEPNKSVNPDEVVAVGAAIQGGVLAGDVTDVLLLDVTPLSLGIETLGGVMTKLIERNTTIPTRKSQVFSTAADSQTTVSVHVLQGEREMASANRTLGRFDLVGIPSAPRGVPQIEVTFDIDANGIVHVSAKDLGTGKEQKIRIESSSGLSEEEIKKMVKDAEAHAEEDKKLREAADTKNELEAIVYQLEKTIGESADKLDESEKQRAQDEIKRGREAMESGDVERMKASRDSIQEVAMQIGQKIYSQAGPEAGAPGADQTGAPGQGASESSAGGEKVVDADYTVVDEDKK; from the coding sequence ATGTCTAAGGAAAAAATTATAGGTATCGATTTAGGAACCACTAACTCTTGTGTGGCGGTTATGGAAGGTGGAGATCCTGTTGTCATTCAAAACTCAGAAGGGGCAAGAACCACTCCTTCGATTGTTGCCTTTACCGCAAAGGGTGAAACCATTGTAGGTCAGTTCGCCAAGAACCAGGCAATTACGAATGCAGTAAACACTATCCGTTCTGCGAAACGTTTTATCGGTCGTCGATTTAACGAAGCTGGTGACGAATCCAAGATGGTATCCTACAAAGTGATCCGTGCCGGAAATGATGGTGTGAAATTTGAAACCGTTTCTGGTGAATTCACTCCACAAGAAATTGCGGCTCGTGTTCTTCAAAAAATGAAGAAAACTGCGGAAGACTTTCTTGGCCATGAAGTAAAAAAAGCAGTAGTAACTGTTCCTGCTTACTTCAATGACGAACAAAGACAAGCAACTAAAGACGCAGGTCGAATTGCAGGTCTCGAAGTAGAACGTATCATCAACGAACCAACAGCAGCTGCACTTGCATATGGTTTTGATAAGAAAAAAACCAGTGCAAAGATCGCCGTATACGACTTAGGTGGTGGAACATTTGACGTTTCTATCCTAGAACTTGGTGACGGTGTATTCGAAGTAAAATCCACAAATGGGGACACTCATCTTGGTGGTGACGACTTTGATAACGTGGTCATGCAGTGGATGATCGATGAATTCAAAAAACAAACTGGAATTGATATTTCAGGAGATAAAAACACAGTACAACGATTGAAAGAAGCTGCTGAAAAAGCTAAAATCGAGTTGTCTGGAACATCTTCCACTCAAATCAACCTTCCGTTCATCACAGCTGATGCTTCTGGTCCAAAACATTTGGATATGACACTCACCAAAGCAAAGTTTGATGAAATCACAAGATCTCTTGTAGAAAGAACTCGTATTCCATGTATCAATGCATTAAAAGATGCAGGTCTTTCTGCTAGCGAAATTGATGAAGTTATCCTTGTGGGTGGATCGATTCGTATCCCTGCAGTGCAAGCACTTGTAAAAGAAATTTTTGGTAAAGAGCCAAACAAATCTGTGAACCCTGATGAAGTGGTAGCCGTTGGTGCTGCGATTCAAGGGGGAGTTCTTGCAGGTGATGTTACTGACGTATTGTTACTCGATGTAACTCCATTATCTCTTGGGATTGAAACTCTCGGTGGTGTGATGACAAAACTCATCGAAAGAAACACAACCATCCCTACAAGAAAGTCACAAGTGTTCTCTACTGCTGCAGACAGCCAAACAACAGTTTCGGTTCATGTATTACAAGGGGAACGTGAAATGGCTAGTGCCAACAGAACCCTTGGTCGTTTTGACTTAGTGGGAATTCCATCGGCACCAAGAGGAGTACCTCAAATCGAAGTAACGTTTGATATCGACGCAAACGGTATCGTCCATGTATCTGCGAAAGATTTAGGAACAGGAAAAGAACAAAAGATTCGTATTGAATCTTCTTCGGGACTCTCTGAAGAAGAAATCAAAAAGATGGTAAAAGATGCAGAAGCTCATGCAGAAGAAGATAAAAAACTTCGCGAAGCTGCTGATACTAAAAACGAATTGGAAGCCATTGTTTACCAATTAGAAAAAACCATCGGTGAATCTGCCGACAAACTCGACGAATCAGAAAAACAAAGAGCACAGGACGAAATCAAACGCGGCCGTGAAGCTATGGAATCTGGTGACGTAGAAAGAATGAAAGCTTCTCGTGATTCCATCCAAGAAGTCGCAATGCAAATTGGACAAAAGATTTATTCACAAGCAGGTCCTGAAGCCGGAGCTCCAGGTGCAGACCAAACAGGTGCTCCTGGACAAGGTGCAAGTGAATCTTCTGCCGGTGGCGAAAAGGTCGTTGATGCGGATTACACCGTAGTTGATGAAGATAAAAAATAA
- the dnaJ gene encoding molecular chaperone DnaJ, which translates to MSDRGYYEVLGVSKGASDDEIKSAYRKLAIKYHPDKNKGDKEAEEKFKEATEAYEVLRDAQKRAAYDQYGKAGVNAGAGGGYGAGAYTDFSDIFGDFGDIFSEFFGGGGAGGSRGGGRRSGPQRGSDLRYNLEVSLEDAALGKEYKIEIPRLETCVDCSGSGASKGSSPTVCPDCSGTGQVRRTQGFFSVTTTCPRCKGKGKVISNPCKTCKGEGLTEKRRTIHIKIPAGVESGSRLKVSGEGESGPNGGPSGDLYVVTHIKKHPTFERQGNDLIVQKTISLSMACLGGEIEVPSIDGKTINLKIPEGTESGQIFRLKGHGIPYLGSYGKGDQHVIIKVEIPKKLSKKQRELMEEFARESGEKVGSGGKSKLFFR; encoded by the coding sequence ATGAGCGACCGTGGTTACTACGAAGTATTAGGCGTTTCGAAAGGTGCCTCTGATGATGAGATCAAGAGCGCCTATCGTAAGTTAGCCATTAAATATCACCCTGACAAAAATAAGGGTGATAAAGAAGCGGAAGAAAAATTCAAAGAGGCGACAGAAGCCTATGAAGTGTTACGTGACGCGCAAAAACGTGCAGCTTACGATCAGTACGGCAAAGCAGGCGTAAATGCTGGAGCTGGCGGAGGGTATGGAGCAGGAGCTTATACAGACTTCTCTGATATCTTTGGAGACTTCGGTGATATCTTCAGTGAATTTTTCGGAGGCGGAGGTGCTGGCGGTAGCCGCGGTGGTGGAAGAAGGTCCGGTCCTCAAAGGGGATCGGATCTCCGTTATAATTTAGAAGTAAGTTTAGAAGATGCCGCACTTGGAAAAGAATATAAAATAGAAATTCCAAGACTCGAAACCTGTGTGGATTGTTCTGGTTCAGGTGCGTCAAAAGGATCTTCGCCTACAGTTTGTCCTGATTGTTCGGGAACAGGCCAAGTGCGAAGGACACAAGGTTTCTTTAGTGTCACAACCACTTGCCCTCGTTGTAAAGGAAAAGGAAAGGTCATCTCAAATCCTTGTAAAACTTGTAAGGGTGAGGGCCTAACAGAGAAAAGACGAACTATCCATATTAAAATTCCAGCAGGTGTTGAATCGGGTAGCCGACTCAAAGTTTCTGGGGAAGGTGAGTCTGGACCAAACGGTGGCCCGAGTGGGGATTTGTATGTAGTCACACATATTAAAAAACACCCAACCTTTGAACGCCAAGGAAATGATCTAATTGTTCAAAAAACAATTTCTTTATCCATGGCTTGCCTTGGTGGTGAGATTGAAGTGCCTTCCATTGACGGAAAAACCATCAACTTGAAAATTCCGGAAGGAACAGAGAGTGGACAAATCTTCCGATTGAAAGGACACGGAATCCCATACCTTGGTTCTTATGGAAAAGGGGACCAACACGTAATCATTAAAGTAGAAATTCCTAAGAAACTTTCTAAAAAACAGAGAGAACTGATGGAAGAATTTGCCCGTGAGTCCGGCGAAAAGGTCGGCAGTGGCGGAAAATCTAAGTTGTTTTTCCGCTGA
- a CDS encoding Gfo/Idh/MocA family protein has translation MDKKVRLGVIGTGHMGQYHVNVAKQLSDAELIGIFDANLERANQIAEKHKTKAFPTIEELLAETDALVIAAPTFLHHKIAKQALTAKKHVLVEKPISQTVEEAKELVNLAKQNNLILQVGHVERFNGAVLELGKIAEHPLLIESRRIAPYNSRITDVGVVLDMMIHDIDIVLNLVKSEVTNVKAVGSSIVSNHEDVASVVLTFANGCVASLNASRASQAKIRTLNISQKDSYVFLDFTNQEIELHRQASSTTQLGSGEIKYRQESIVEKIFVHKDNPLKQEHEHFVKCIKGESEPMVKGDSDIKTLEVAYKILEEIHGKK, from the coding sequence ATGGATAAAAAAGTCCGACTCGGAGTCATTGGTACTGGCCATATGGGTCAATACCACGTAAACGTTGCTAAACAGCTTTCTGATGCTGAACTCATCGGAATCTTTGATGCCAACTTGGAACGTGCAAATCAAATTGCTGAAAAACACAAAACTAAAGCATTCCCTACAATAGAAGAATTGTTAGCGGAAACAGATGCTTTGGTCATTGCAGCGCCAACGTTCCTACATCACAAAATCGCTAAACAAGCGTTAACAGCAAAGAAACATGTATTGGTAGAAAAACCAATTTCACAAACTGTAGAAGAAGCCAAGGAACTTGTAAACTTAGCAAAACAAAACAATTTGATTTTGCAAGTGGGGCATGTGGAAAGGTTCAACGGAGCAGTTTTAGAACTTGGAAAAATTGCCGAACACCCACTTCTCATTGAATCTAGAAGGATTGCTCCTTACAACAGTCGTATCACTGACGTTGGTGTGGTTTTAGATATGATGATCCATGATATCGACATTGTTTTGAACTTAGTTAAATCAGAAGTAACGAATGTCAAAGCAGTTGGATCCTCTATTGTTTCCAACCATGAAGATGTAGCAAGTGTTGTTTTGACCTTTGCAAATGGATGTGTTGCATCTCTCAATGCATCGCGTGCTTCCCAAGCAAAAATTAGAACTCTCAACATTTCCCAAAAAGATTCTTATGTGTTTTTAGATTTTACAAACCAGGAGATTGAGTTACATAGACAAGCAAGTTCAACCACTCAACTGGGAAGTGGTGAAATCAAATATCGACAAGAATCCATCGTGGAAAAAATCTTTGTTCACAAAGACAATCCACTCAAACAGGAACATGAGCACTTTGTAAAATGTATCAAAGGAGAATCCGAACCGATGGTGAAGGGTGATTCTGACATTAAAACATTAGAAGTGGCTTATAAAATCCTGGAAGAAATTCACGGGAAAAAATAA
- a CDS encoding YqgE/AlgH family protein: protein MPDSTRGKLLISNSSVIQDFFHKSVVLMVDHDDDGAFGLVLNKPTDQTMESLIKNLPETAYANKQVFSGGPVDNMFVSILHNGKQTEDPGVEIVPGIYMARSFDTMIEVLSSDQIQFRVLQGYAGWSSGQLESEFERLSWVVSDLVDESIVFSEGESEVVWREALRNKGGIYKYFVDHTKDPSLN from the coding sequence ATTCCTGATTCAACTCGCGGAAAGTTACTCATTTCCAATTCAAGTGTGATTCAGGATTTTTTTCACAAATCCGTTGTCCTTATGGTAGATCATGATGATGACGGGGCTTTTGGTTTGGTTTTAAATAAACCTACCGACCAAACCATGGAATCATTAATCAAAAATCTTCCTGAAACCGCATATGCCAACAAACAGGTGTTCTCTGGTGGGCCTGTGGACAATATGTTCGTATCTATACTTCATAATGGAAAACAAACAGAAGATCCTGGTGTTGAAATTGTTCCTGGCATATATATGGCTAGAAGTTTTGACACGATGATTGAAGTTTTGTCCTCTGATCAAATTCAGTTTCGTGTTTTGCAAGGATATGCTGGTTGGTCGTCCGGCCAATTGGAAAGTGAATTTGAAAGGTTATCTTGGGTAGTATCGGATTTAGTAGACGAATCAATCGTTTTTAGCGAAGGCGAATCTGAGGTTGTTTGGCGAGAGGCCCTTCGCAACAAAGGTGGAATCTACAAATACTTTGTTGACCATACAAAAGATCCATCTCTCAATTGA
- a CDS encoding SDR family NAD(P)-dependent oxidoreductase produces the protein MKLSSKKVVLSSGSSLLGKELLPLLLKEGALVVVGDPNPEEIPNHPNLQKYKIDPSKPEQMERLIESAIETLDKIDVFILNSEQITYAEDEKEDWTRLKILFNSNTLAPIHTIQRLTNLVSVGLHIIVVSSDLTKIPTPGFGLYGSSKSALDYFWDSFRGQMGRKFRFSRIIAMEPKLSNPNRLAKRVFQSVLRPKKRRYEHFYQWGNRILLKFLPFLHFFRSLAYAFRLKQEKKRKIASSDLAPSSEN, from the coding sequence ATGAAACTTTCGTCGAAAAAGGTTGTTCTTAGTTCAGGTTCTTCTCTGTTGGGTAAAGAACTTTTGCCACTTCTTCTAAAAGAAGGTGCACTGGTTGTCGTAGGTGATCCAAATCCGGAAGAAATTCCCAACCATCCGAATCTACAAAAGTACAAAATTGATCCTTCCAAACCCGAACAAATGGAGCGGTTGATTGAATCGGCTATCGAAACATTAGATAAAATAGATGTTTTTATTTTAAACTCCGAACAAATCACTTATGCGGAAGATGAAAAAGAAGATTGGACTAGATTAAAAATTCTTTTTAATTCAAATACGTTAGCTCCCATCCACACCATACAACGATTAACCAATTTAGTTTCTGTTGGGCTTCATATTATTGTTGTTAGTTCTGATTTAACAAAAATTCCTACGCCTGGATTTGGACTCTACGGATCGTCTAAATCTGCTTTGGATTATTTTTGGGATTCGTTTCGAGGTCAAATGGGAAGAAAGTTTCGGTTCTCGCGAATCATTGCAATGGAACCAAAACTTTCAAATCCAAATCGATTGGCAAAACGAGTGTTTCAATCAGTCCTTCGCCCGAAAAAACGTAGATACGAACATTTTTACCAATGGGGAAATCGAATTTTATTAAAATTTTTGCCGTTTTTACATTTTTTCCGAAGTTTAGCCTACGCATTTCGACTCAAACAGGAGAAAAAACGAAAAATTGCCTCCTCTGATTTGGCTCCTTCCTCCGAAAATTAG
- a CDS encoding circularly permuted type 2 ATP-grasp protein produces the protein MFIADYSAKNIYDEMFSSEGFPRKSYDFVKTKMESLGGIELVKRSSSAERALMSLGITFTLYGDGGEQERIMPFDVIPRIVPSEEWISMEKGLKQRIQALNLFLTDIYGEGKILKDKIIPRELIESSSGYLKQCIGIKPPKDIWIHITGTDLVRDGAGAFHVLEDNLRCPSGVSYVLENREVMKRTFPELFEKLNIRQVYDYPYHLRSMLENLTDVVDPVIAVWTPGVFNSAYYEHSFLAQKMGVYLVEGSDLIVENHKVYMKTTKGLRKVDVIYRRIDDTFMDQSTFRPDSLLGVKGIFEAFKRGNVALANAPGTGVADDKVIYSYVPKIIKYYLGEEPIIPNVPTYLCSEAADLKFVLDNIHNLVVKAANGAGGYGMIIGPKASKQEQEDFKELIKADPRNYIAQPVLNLSTVPTLIADKIESRHVDLRPFILYGKDIYVMPGGLTRVALRKGSLVVNSSQGGGSKDTWVLG, from the coding sequence ATGTTTATCGCCGATTATAGTGCCAAAAATATATATGATGAGATGTTTTCCAGCGAAGGTTTTCCTCGCAAAAGTTACGACTTCGTAAAAACAAAAATGGAGAGTTTGGGTGGGATCGAACTCGTAAAACGCAGTAGCTCGGCGGAAAGGGCCTTAATGTCACTAGGGATCACCTTTACTCTGTACGGTGATGGTGGGGAACAAGAAAGGATCATGCCTTTTGATGTCATCCCTCGTATTGTTCCAAGTGAAGAATGGATCAGTATGGAAAAAGGACTGAAACAAAGAATCCAGGCTCTCAATTTATTTTTAACAGATATTTATGGGGAAGGAAAAATTTTAAAAGATAAAATCATTCCTCGGGAATTGATTGAATCGAGTTCTGGATACCTCAAGCAGTGTATCGGAATCAAACCTCCAAAAGATATTTGGATTCATATTACTGGAACTGATTTGGTTCGTGACGGTGCAGGCGCCTTTCATGTGTTAGAAGATAATTTACGCTGCCCATCTGGTGTTTCGTATGTATTGGAAAATCGGGAAGTAATGAAACGAACCTTTCCTGAACTTTTTGAAAAATTAAACATTCGTCAAGTTTATGATTACCCTTACCACTTAAGATCCATGTTAGAAAATCTAACTGATGTTGTCGATCCAGTGATTGCTGTTTGGACACCTGGTGTTTTTAACTCAGCGTATTATGAACATAGTTTTTTAGCACAAAAGATGGGTGTGTATCTTGTGGAAGGATCTGATCTCATTGTTGAAAATCACAAAGTATATATGAAAACAACCAAAGGTCTTCGTAAGGTAGATGTGATTTATCGCAGAATTGACGATACCTTTATGGACCAATCCACTTTCAGGCCAGACTCTTTACTTGGTGTGAAAGGAATTTTTGAAGCATTCAAAAGAGGGAACGTAGCTCTCGCCAATGCTCCAGGAACGGGTGTTGCTGATGATAAAGTAATTTATTCTTATGTTCCTAAGATTATTAAATATTACTTAGGTGAAGAACCTATCATTCCAAATGTTCCTACTTACCTTTGTTCTGAAGCAGCCGACTTAAAATTTGTTTTGGATAACATTCATAACTTAGTAGTAAAAGCCGCCAACGGCGCTGGTGGTTACGGAATGATCATTGGTCCAAAGGCAAGCAAACAAGAACAAGAAGATTTTAAGGAACTGATCAAAGCGGATCCAAGAAATTACATTGCTCAACCAGTACTAAACCTTTCTACAGTTCCTACACTCATTGCAGATAAAATTGAATCAAGGCACGTTGATTTAAGGCCGTTCATTTTGTACGGAAAAGATATTTATGTAATGCCAGGTGGACTCACTCGTGTGGCACTTCGCAAAGGATCGCTTGTGGTCAATTCATCCCAGGGAGGCGGTTCAAAAGACACCTGGGTTTTAGGATAA